The Pelodiscus sinensis isolate JC-2024 chromosome 6, ASM4963464v1, whole genome shotgun sequence sequence TGCATTCTGTAAAGTGAAAGTGTACCTGTACAACATAATTATAAATACAGATTTATAGTTGACCACTGATAGACAGGACTGGGGAGCTAAACTTCTGAAATATTGCTAGATAAAGCACCAAACTCCTATAGGTAGTGCTCCCCCAAAAATCTCCAGAATTACTGAAACATACAAGACAaatttttaattataaatttTTGGTCAAACTTCCTTATGTCCCTCTTGCTACTGCCGTGCAACCCCTTTCCCCTGACAGTCCCATATTTATCTAAGAGACTTGTGAGGCATTCTTTAGAAGACATTAACATAAATACcaacacattttatttaaaaaacaaacagtttgAGACAAGTTGAGTCCTAGAGCAGAacaaaaatctgatttttcatGTACTCAAAGTTGGTGGCAAGCAGGtgctggcttaaaaaaaaaagagctattaTAGCTAAAGACATAAGCATACAGACTAGGATGACTTTTTGAAGTTTgcttatttttttcctatttaaaacaCTTTACACTCCCACCCTGGAAAGTTTTTTTTGCCCCTTCCTTtgtctttgaaataatttctttctctttttcaaatTTACTTTTAGCTCTGGTTTAACCAACTCAATTTCCAATGGCTTTTCTTCTGATGGAGTTTCAAAGACATTTTCAGTAGGATCGACTGGaataactgtcttttcttcttttttccttaGTTTCTGTAGGTTTTTCATTTGCTGTTTTTCCCTAAATCTAGCAGCTACAGCCAATCTTGTCAACCGCCGATGCTATAAAAAGATAAGTATGTTAATGCAGTTGCACTGAGAAGCAAGGGACACAAAAACGTATCTTAAAAAAGTGATGGTTCTAAAAATTCATATCAAACCTTCTATAATACAGGCGGAGACAAAATGCTCTCCACTTATCTTTCAAAcgttatcttttaaaaaaaaaatcaacctccaACTGACACATTCCTCAAAATACTGTTGTCTTCTCATTGAGAGATTAAACAACTCAGTATTACTAGTTTCATAAATCTGCTCAGTTCACATGCTGGTGATTATTTTACCCTAAAATTATAACCTATTAAGCATATTGCCACATTGAGACCACTGATCCTGCTCACTTTTCTTTTAGGCACACGGTTCACTGAGAGACCAGCTTGCAAAATCAAGGCttaaatgaattttttaaatgaaagcaaaaCCAAAGGCAAGACTGTTACCATGTTTGGAGACTGGTAATGTGGATTCTCATACAGAGTTGGTCCGCCAAAGCTGCCCTGGAAAATCTTTATGAGATTTAAGACAAAACGAGGTCCAATTTCTACAAGAGCTGCATCTTCTTCTATGATCTGAGACAAATAGATTTTATAGAAAAATCACTTGAGATTTCTGTATCAGACTTATGCATACCCATTATTCTTTACTCATTTTACTCCCATGGATCTACAGGTATTCAGCCCCCAAAATCTAATGCAATTCATTTATGTTAAGTGTGTGGAAAGGTAGTTTTAGTCCACTATAAAACACTTGGAAATACTTTTTGTGTAACTGGTGGATGACAGCATATGCTTGTAATTGGTAATGGTTTCCTTTCGATTTACTATAATTCTTTGATTTCATATGAAATAATACATTtagtgcaattttttaaaaagtcatgggTAAAAAAAACTAACCTGATAGTTCCGAAACCAAATCCTGTTGTCTGTGATAGAGAATGTGAATACATGATCTACGAAAGGCTGGCTTTTGGGATGGTATTGTGGTGTACTAAAAATCTATAACAGAAGGCAAAAACAAGTTTTCATCTAAAATGATCAATAGTTCAAAATGTAAAGTGTAATTGCCTTTGAATTCATCTTATTTTACTACTTAATGTCTCAACTCTGCAAAGACTTATATTTGTGAttggtcccattgacttcaagcaCGTTAGTCTTTGAACAATTAGGGTCTAAGTCAAAAGATACACACAAGTAGTGATGTGAAGGTCTAGTTGACAAGCTAGTCGCTTcgccccctctttgctgcctctatcagaaagaggcagtgaaTAGGGGGTACTTCACAGTGGCtgagcagcatggagcctggggtcagaccGTAGGCTCTAtgtggcgctgctcctttgaaatgctgtatgCAGCCCCGGGGCCAGCTGGTGTGTACCCagactgcatgcagcatttcaaagtgacagcgccgcgtggagcccgagatcagctCCCCAGCTGACACTGAGCTCCACACAGCGCTTTCACTTTTAAAGTGTAGCAAAAGCGCTACAGCTATTTctatacttcaaaggcggagacgccctatcgactagtcgaataGTTAATGCAAAATGCACTCAAttactcacaatttaacatccctacacacAAGCAACCTGCATTATGTTTTACACCTGAAATATTAGCATAAAGGTAGTTTGTAAGATGCAAGAAATCCCAAAACAAAGTTGGCACATGCTGACCTGAGTAAACAACTCTTTTAATAGAGCATAGTGTGGCTCCTGATCAAACACCTGGAAAAGAAATACATAATTTTAGGAACATGCAGAAGGCTGcagaaggcaacagcagcacaaaaaaaaaaaaaggattagaGATACCATAGATCAAGCAATCTGAAGTTCTATACTTGCCGGATCAAAGGACAGAAGAGGCCTTGAGCCTCTTAGGCAGTTTCCAGTCATCTTCAGCTCTGCCAGGGTATGAACTACAAATGATTTTAAACACagttttagtttttaaaagaGACTCTTCTACAGAAACATAAATAAAAGCAACAGAAGTGACAATCAGAGTTAGACTTACTGTTCTGTACTAAAAACTTGGCTGATGGTCCTTGAGGTGAATTTGAAAACCTGAAACAAGACATCCATTAGAAATGGCAAGAAAAATACTTTAGAATACTACAGTAAATTTCAACCAGACTTTGTACCATAATAGTTTTAAAATGGGCTCTTGTATAATGATAGTTAACTttagatattttaattaaaaattgcttATAGAATCATCAGCTCTCAAATGATGAGTCATAGAAACGAATGTTTAATTTACACTTATTttgctatttattattattgcaaTTAAAGCCAGCCTCATTTACTGTTGCCATTGCTGCCAAGATCTGAAGTATTCTATGGGAAGTTTGGTCTGGCAGACTGAATGTACCTGAAGCAGTCACAAAATAtccaaattaaggatgttaaaaattgtgtaataGGTTATACCTGGTGCAGGTTTTGCAATATAAAGTTtagcttagctttatactgcagagcccacagcgaagCCACCTCCCTAGGAACAGGGTCACCAGCCCCTGCTCACCCAGcttccagggaggaggcttccctaTCACAGCCAAGCCACCTTCCTGGGAACAAGGAGGCAGCTcttgccagcccagctcccaaagaggaagcttttctgtGTTGCCATAGTgaagccacctccccaggagctggctgaATTTAACTGataccattaaccaataagcagtagcttatcagttaaacggttaaccagttcaactctaacatccctaattcaaatatgaaatttattttttaaaaatcagtacaCTTAAACTGCACAAaaaacaatgaaatatttttcttctggTAAGAAACAGCCAGAGGAAAAGCAAGTAAACATTGCCATATCAAGTTTTAagtgtgcttttaaaaaaatgtcactcTTGAAATACGTTGATCACTAAAGATGTTAATCTCCAAACTGTACAATGTTTTATCTAGAGTTGTAGTCAGAATACAAACAAGTATGATTAAAGAGGGAGATTTAATAAAGCAATATATTTTCTCACCACACGTAGAGATCCTGCTTCTTTTTGGCTTCAAAAAATATGCACTTGTTGCAGTTTTTTATTTCACAAATCTATATAGAAAGAAGGCATATGGAAAATTAGCTATTTAAACAGTTAAATGGATCTTTTCACAAACCTCCTCAATCTGCCTCAAGCATTTCTGTCCTGAAGTGAAAATATGCAAAAAGTCTTGCATTAATTATTAATACTGAAAGCCTTCAGAGAGGTCAGTTTTAACTTTGAAAGacctttatattttctttttcagtcCCAGAAATCTACCAACTACCAGCACTCCAGTGAATAGGGTATTAGACTGTCAGGGCACCTGGGGTCTAGACCCAGCTTTGCCACTGGCCACTGTGTGGCTTTCTTCAAGCAGATTTGTGCCTTAGTTTTCCCAATGTTAAATGGGGAAACACCACATTCTTTTGTAAAGCACATCTCATTGGTAGATTGCAGGGTGATAAAAAAATAACAGTTCGTTCGCAGGGGTAACAATTCAAAAGGCACTTGCTCCCAGAAGTCTTTAGTCCATCACAAAAGCCACAGGCATTTGTAGTCTCTAGCACCTTTCAGCCTCTCTCATCAGCTCATCTTTTCTGTGGGAAGTCTAAACGGCTTTGATTTCGCTCTCTCTGCTTCATTTCCACCACGGATCCATTCATAATGCCAGTTACTTCAATTCATGAAATAGAGCCACTTGCACTCTTACTCTTTATAGCCCCCCTCACCCTtgccccaaaaaaacccaaagccaCTCATCCCAATTAAATATTAAGATAATTACAAATGTTCTTGACAAAAATAAACCACAATGTTTGTATCTTTAGCCTCTTTCCATCAGcccttttcctgtttgttttcaacctgcaggtttttttattcaaaattttTGAATGGTGTATTTAAACCCAAGATACTGATATGCCACCATAGGGCTCTATCTTGCAAGTCTGTTGTGCACAGAACTTCCACTAATTTCAGTGAGTTCTACACACAGAGTGCTTTCAAGACAAGGTTCTTGAGTCTATTGATTCATGTGTAACAAAAGTAAAATTAATGAAAGATTACATCAATATTTAACTTACTAGTCTTGGTTTCAACAAGTCAGAATTAAATATAGGAAAGTGAATTAACTTATTTCCCATCCAAAAGAACAACTAATTACTTCCTGTGGTTTAGCTAGTAATTCAAAGAGTGGGCCTTTGGAGTCTTTGtgcttcataaaaaaaaaaaaaaaaacccttaaatttCAACATCACCTCTCTGTCTCCTTCTCACAAACAATTTCCAAAAAGCCAAAATACAAATATTAGTTTAGTCATAGCATTACCTCATTAATTACAAACAGTTTGTCCTTCCGGTCCATTTTAGTGtctggaaacaaagaaaaaagtacCACTGAGCAGTTGTGTATGctttagtatacaggcagtccccgggttacatggatccgacttacatcggacccctacttacaaacggggtgaggcaaccccgcactagctgcttccccccagcagaccagggagatgcgaagctagcgccccccccaagcagacccgggagacgcggagcggcttttctcagcagacacctcagcttgagaataaaggactgagggaagtgaggtgtgggagaataaaactgagctctggagaaatgtttggctagagtttcccctacaatatgtaccagttccgacttacatacaaattcaacttaagaacaaacctacagtcccgatcttgtacgtaacccagggactgacTGTACTTACAAAGGGAcaccagcaatttttttttaaaaaaagaaagaaaatgctttTCTTAAAACATTTCACCTATTATTACTACAGAATGACTAAGCATTTCCTCAGTGTTTGTGTTTCTCAGTAGTTTGCATACAACTCATTTTCAGCATCAGTGTTAATATTTTTTCACATTTTACTCATTAAATGGGTTGCTATTAGTGAtgttcagggcttgacaaattctggaaaaccctactca is a genomic window containing:
- the BRIX1 gene encoding ribosome biogenesis protein BRX1 homolog; this encodes MKMAAAKRKRGGAAARPKKRARGAPDGSGPWAKRGPQGAEREEHSIPAPVCKGKWKNKERVLIFSSRGINFRTRHLMQDLRTLMPHSKADTKMDRKDKLFVINEICEIKNCNKCIFFEAKKKQDLYVWFSNSPQGPSAKFLVQNIHTLAELKMTGNCLRGSRPLLSFDPVFDQEPHYALLKELFTQIFSTPQYHPKSQPFVDHVFTFSITDNRIWFRNYQIIEEDAALVEIGPRFVLNLIKIFQGSFGGPTLYENPHYQSPNMHRRLTRLAVAARFREKQQMKNLQKLRKKEEKTVIPVDPTENVFETPSEEKPLEIELVKPELKVNLKKRKKLFQRQRKGQKKLSRVGV